In Paenibacillus guangzhouensis, a single window of DNA contains:
- a CDS encoding D-alanine--D-alanine ligase, which produces MSGIKKTRVGLIYGGKSGEHEVSLSTAFAVMKAFDYSKYEIVPFYITKDGEWRNGPVLQAPVEHSGLLQYEADENKPAGSAIMPLFSDASRSVASSNSAQHIDVMFPLLHGTFGEDGTIQGLFEIANVPYVGAGVLASAVGMDKVIMKKLFAQAGLPQCMYRYFTRKQWEKDPSYHTIEIEVSLGYPCFIKPANLGSSVGISKARNREELVAAIELALRYDRKVIVEEFIDAREIEVSVLGNEEPRASVPGEITSSSEFYDYQAKYTDGNSSMMIPANISPELTEELRSLAIRAFQAIDGSGLSRIDFFVQKHDNQIMINEVNTMPGFTPFSMYPLMWRETGVSYQELLDTLIQLALERFEEKQQIDFGNSKPQTVV; this is translated from the coding sequence GTATCTTTATCCACAGCATTTGCGGTGATGAAGGCATTTGATTATAGCAAATATGAGATCGTGCCTTTCTATATAACGAAAGACGGCGAATGGCGGAATGGTCCGGTCCTTCAAGCGCCGGTAGAGCATTCGGGATTATTGCAATATGAAGCGGATGAGAATAAACCGGCAGGTTCAGCAATCATGCCATTGTTCTCCGATGCAAGTCGGTCCGTAGCGAGCAGCAACAGTGCGCAGCACATTGACGTGATGTTCCCGCTGCTGCACGGTACATTTGGCGAAGACGGCACGATACAGGGGCTATTCGAGATTGCGAACGTGCCTTATGTTGGTGCAGGCGTTCTTGCATCTGCCGTAGGTATGGATAAGGTCATTATGAAGAAATTGTTCGCTCAAGCGGGTCTACCGCAATGTATGTATCGTTACTTCACGCGGAAGCAATGGGAGAAGGACCCAAGCTACCATACGATTGAGATCGAAGTATCGCTAGGCTATCCTTGCTTTATCAAACCTGCGAATCTAGGTTCCAGTGTCGGCATCTCCAAAGCGCGCAACCGCGAAGAGCTTGTCGCAGCGATTGAGCTGGCACTTCGCTATGACCGTAAAGTCATTGTGGAAGAGTTCATTGATGCGCGTGAGATCGAAGTTAGCGTTCTAGGCAACGAGGAACCAAGAGCTTCCGTCCCAGGCGAGATTACTTCTTCTAGTGAATTCTATGATTATCAGGCCAAATATACAGACGGGAATTCGTCGATGATGATCCCGGCGAACATCTCCCCAGAGCTGACGGAAGAGCTTCGTTCCCTAGCAATTCGCGCATTCCAAGCGATTGACGGCTCGGGATTGTCGCGAATCGACTTCTTCGTACAGAAACATGACAACCAGATCATGATCAACGAAGTGAACACGATGCCAGGCTTTACCCCATTTAGCATGTACCCGCTCATGTGGCGCGAGACAGGCGTCTCCTATCAGGAGCTGCTCGATACATTGATCCAGCTTGCGCTGGAGCGTTTCGAAGAGAAGCAGCAGATCGATTTTGGTAACAGCAAACCGCAGACCGTTGTCTAA
- the uvsE gene encoding UV DNA damage repair endonuclease UvsE — protein sequence MHVRFGYVAMSTVIKNASPSRTMTYKQFEKLEDVHAGYRRLERIAEENLHNTLRLLKHNRMHDIHLYRMSSKLIPLATHQSLQEWDPFPYLKPAFQAIGDYAKQAGMRLSFHPDHFTVFSTPREEVLRNSIRDLTHHVKMLDAMGLDDCAKNNIHIGGAYGDKKTAGARFIHQFSKLDSRLKRRVTLENDDKTFNALETLQISEKLRLPMVLDIHHQWVNNEGERPEELWPRIHATWREDHALLPPKIHVSSPKSDKDIRGHADYVESAPLLHFLRKVAPMTTHLDVMIEAKMKDDALFRLVEDLKLYVHDGVTIKDQASVEVEG from the coding sequence ATGCACGTTCGGTTCGGCTATGTCGCGATGTCTACGGTAATCAAGAATGCATCGCCTTCACGAACGATGACCTACAAACAGTTCGAGAAGCTGGAGGACGTCCACGCAGGCTACCGCCGATTGGAACGAATTGCGGAAGAAAATCTGCATAACACGTTGCGTCTGCTGAAGCATAACCGAATGCACGATATTCATCTCTATCGGATGTCATCGAAGCTAATTCCCCTTGCGACTCACCAATCTTTGCAGGAATGGGATCCGTTCCCTTATCTGAAGCCGGCGTTTCAGGCGATCGGCGATTATGCGAAGCAAGCGGGGATGCGATTGTCTTTTCACCCCGATCATTTCACCGTATTTAGCACGCCACGCGAAGAGGTGCTCCGGAATTCGATTCGTGATCTAACACATCATGTGAAGATGCTGGATGCCATGGGGCTGGATGACTGCGCGAAGAATAATATCCATATTGGCGGAGCATACGGAGACAAGAAGACAGCAGGGGCAAGGTTTATCCATCAGTTCTCCAAGCTCGATTCGAGATTGAAGCGGCGCGTGACATTAGAGAACGATGATAAGACCTTTAATGCGCTAGAGACGCTGCAGATCAGTGAGAAGCTACGGCTGCCGATGGTGCTCGATATTCATCATCAGTGGGTGAATAATGAAGGTGAACGCCCTGAAGAACTATGGCCGCGCATCCATGCGACATGGCGTGAAGATCATGCCCTACTGCCGCCCAAAATTCACGTATCCAGCCCGAAGAGCGACAAGGACATCCGAGGCCATGCTGACTATGTCGAGAGTGCGCCGCTGTTGCATTTTTTGCGGAAGGTTGCGCCCATGACGACCCATCTGGATGTGATGATTGAAGCGAAGATGAAGGATGACGCGCTTTTTAGGCTCGTGGAGGATCTGAAGCTGTATGTGCATGATGGCGTTACAATCAAGGACCAAGCCAGTGTTGAAGTAGAGGGATAA
- the fabI gene encoding enoyl-ACP reductase FabI: MSQLLAGKNIVVMGVANDRSIAWAIAQSLAAQGARLAFTYESERVQERVAKLASTIPGSILLPCNVTVDEEIDTLAAQLKEAFGVLHGVVHSIAFAKTEELEGMYVNTSRAGFALAHDISAYSLVAVSQRLYPLMTEGGSIMTMTYLGAERAMKNYNVMGVAKAALEASVRYLASDLGQYNIRVNAVSAGPIRTLAAKGIKDFNSILREVEEKAPLRRTTETAEVGDTAMFLLSPLSRGITGEVIYVDGGFHIVGV, encoded by the coding sequence ATGAGTCAATTATTAGCAGGTAAAAATATTGTAGTCATGGGTGTCGCTAACGATCGCAGTATCGCATGGGCGATTGCACAATCCTTAGCGGCGCAAGGTGCACGTCTAGCATTTACATATGAGAGTGAACGGGTGCAGGAGCGTGTGGCGAAGCTTGCATCAACAATTCCAGGTTCGATTCTGTTGCCGTGCAACGTAACAGTGGACGAGGAAATCGATACACTGGCAGCGCAACTTAAGGAAGCATTCGGCGTGCTTCACGGTGTTGTACATAGTATTGCATTTGCGAAGACGGAAGAGCTGGAAGGTATGTATGTAAATACATCCCGTGCTGGATTTGCGCTAGCACACGACATTAGCGCATACTCCCTTGTTGCGGTATCGCAACGTCTATATCCATTAATGACAGAGGGCGGCAGCATCATGACGATGACATACCTTGGTGCTGAACGCGCAATGAAGAACTACAACGTCATGGGTGTCGCGAAGGCAGCGCTTGAAGCGTCTGTACGTTACCTTGCAAGCGACCTCGGTCAATACAACATTCGCGTGAACGCTGTATCAGCGGGCCCAATTCGTACCCTTGCTGCGAAAGGGATCAAAGATTTCAACTCGATTCTGCGTGAAGTGGAAGAGAAAGCTCCGCTTCGTCGTACGACAGAAACGGCTGAAGTTGGCGATACGGCGATGTTCCTACTGAGCCCGTTATCCCGCGGAATTACAGGCGAAGTCATCTATGTAGATGGTGGATTCCATATCGTAGGCGTCTAA
- a CDS encoding inositol monophosphatase family protein yields the protein MNQTNQEPYVVSSKSFTAVAINCAAKAGEWIKSKLGNYEKLDIKVSSHDLVTEVDKGAEKLIRRLIMTHFPDHSFLGEESTGIGAEAAASALDQVKQSDYLWIVDPIDGTTNFVHGLPLYSVSIALAHKGEIIVGVIYDPARDELFVAEKGKGAYVHGVRMKTSKEEKLESSLIATGFPTDQTVLLPLNLAGIQAVAPRVRNIRTIGSAALSLAYVATGRLSGFWELNLNAWDLAAGVLLIQESGGKVTDTAGNPYHLGVRHVLASNGHIHDELQQVLAEANVTGLDR from the coding sequence TTGAATCAAACGAACCAAGAGCCTTATGTGGTTAGCAGTAAGAGCTTTACCGCCGTTGCCATCAATTGCGCTGCGAAGGCTGGCGAATGGATTAAGAGCAAACTAGGAAACTATGAAAAATTAGATATAAAAGTCTCATCGCATGATTTAGTGACCGAAGTGGATAAAGGCGCAGAAAAACTCATTCGCCGCTTAATCATGACACATTTCCCCGATCATTCCTTCCTTGGCGAAGAGAGTACAGGCATTGGAGCGGAAGCGGCCGCCTCTGCACTTGACCAGGTGAAGCAATCGGATTATCTATGGATCGTGGACCCGATCGACGGCACAACCAATTTCGTGCACGGATTACCGTTGTATTCGGTCTCGATTGCCCTTGCGCATAAAGGAGAGATCATCGTCGGCGTGATTTATGATCCGGCACGGGATGAGCTATTCGTCGCAGAGAAAGGCAAAGGCGCGTACGTCCATGGCGTGCGTATGAAGACATCGAAGGAAGAGAAGCTTGAGAGCAGCTTGATCGCGACAGGCTTCCCGACTGATCAGACGGTATTGCTGCCGCTGAACTTGGCTGGCATTCAAGCCGTCGCGCCACGTGTTCGCAATATCCGGACGATTGGATCTGCGGCGCTGAGTCTCGCTTATGTGGCGACAGGGCGTTTGAGCGGATTCTGGGAGCTGAATCTGAACGCTTGGGATCTGGCAGCCGGGGTGCTGTTGATTCAAGAATCCGGCGGTAAGGTAACGGATACAGCGGGCAACCCGTACCATCTCGGCGTACGCCATGTCTTGGCAAGTAACGGCCATATTCATGACGAATTGCAGCAGGTGCTGGCAGAGGCTAATGTAACGGGGTTAGATCGTTAA